The Allorhodopirellula heiligendammensis genome includes a window with the following:
- a CDS encoding terminase gpA endonuclease subunit, giving the protein MVTIAQTAFAEALRNGKSSPPRSFTQWVESELIIPDGPHAGERFRIERQPAIRLWLDAVDDPQWRSLVFTAVTQFGKSLFGYVSPMLYHACELGESLGFCVPFADMADDKWQADVKPPMVASPHLRKLLPTRGSGSSGGTVRNSIMLANGAMLKIFSAGADDAGKAGFTCPTIALTEAARFSSAGGASVEANPLRQVRGRQRSYRREKRREYIEGTLTLQHELPWTLRESSSRSEIVAPCPHCRSFIAPGREHLVGWRDAHSEIAAANAATWICPSCEKAISEAQRHKMLHDAILLHAGQTVDKRGRVRGPQPETTRLWYHAKPFVNCLLSASDIASEEWLAAQIPEDTSERNDAEKELHQFVWSKIYEPPREEGAIEISRDTITSRGIEVGRGQLPADVQLVATGYDLGNTTGWYLTLASRADGRLLIVDYGSFDIHSDKARPREAIRAALTAQLPYLNAGYPILGGGNLRAHQVWADAGHERKAIWDFTRDANEKQSLKQWIIACRGRGETQMQERKYTCPTKKAGAVRQIAHDRSWYVEFLKDPRCFEIHWDADRYKWLAQHGLTLPLDRPGAIALHAGPEKGHRTLARHCCNEQLVHEFVPGVGASQKWIRTGANHLLDCLAESYAALCRLGYRPPVAKLDEQPDADSPNSEGTPEPPRPAPVPPPLPDAQREKIRNWFAKQ; this is encoded by the coding sequence ATGGTCACGATCGCACAAACCGCATTCGCCGAGGCCCTGCGCAACGGCAAGAGTTCACCGCCTCGATCGTTTACCCAGTGGGTCGAGTCCGAGCTGATCATTCCCGACGGCCCCCACGCTGGCGAGCGTTTCCGCATCGAACGACAACCCGCGATCCGGCTCTGGCTCGACGCCGTCGACGATCCCCAGTGGCGATCGCTCGTGTTCACCGCCGTCACTCAGTTCGGCAAATCCCTGTTCGGCTATGTCTCGCCGATGCTTTACCACGCCTGCGAACTCGGCGAGTCGCTCGGATTCTGTGTGCCCTTCGCCGACATGGCCGACGACAAGTGGCAAGCCGACGTGAAGCCGCCGATGGTGGCCTCTCCACACCTCCGCAAGCTATTGCCCACCCGTGGCTCCGGATCATCGGGCGGTACCGTCCGCAACAGCATCATGTTGGCCAATGGAGCCATGCTCAAGATCTTTTCGGCGGGTGCCGACGATGCCGGCAAAGCAGGGTTCACCTGCCCCACGATCGCACTCACCGAGGCGGCCCGATTCAGCAGCGCGGGCGGAGCCTCCGTCGAAGCCAACCCGCTGCGCCAAGTTCGCGGCCGCCAACGATCCTATCGCCGCGAGAAACGCCGCGAGTACATCGAAGGCACGCTCACGCTGCAGCACGAACTGCCCTGGACGCTCCGCGAATCCTCCTCACGGTCCGAGATCGTCGCCCCGTGCCCGCACTGCCGCTCATTCATCGCCCCCGGCCGCGAACACCTGGTCGGTTGGCGAGACGCTCACAGCGAGATCGCAGCGGCCAATGCGGCGACGTGGATCTGTCCATCATGCGAGAAAGCGATCAGCGAGGCCCAGCGGCACAAGATGCTGCACGATGCGATCCTCCTGCATGCTGGTCAAACGGTCGATAAACGCGGCCGCGTCAGAGGCCCTCAACCCGAAACCACGCGTCTCTGGTACCACGCCAAGCCGTTCGTCAATTGTCTGCTGTCAGCATCCGACATCGCCAGCGAGGAATGGCTCGCCGCACAGATCCCCGAGGACACCTCCGAGCGAAACGACGCGGAAAAGGAACTGCATCAATTCGTCTGGTCCAAGATCTACGAACCTCCGCGCGAGGAGGGAGCCATTGAGATCAGCCGCGACACCATCACCTCACGCGGTATCGAGGTCGGCCGCGGCCAGCTCCCCGCCGACGTGCAACTCGTCGCAACTGGATACGACCTCGGAAACACCACCGGCTGGTACCTCACACTCGCCTCACGTGCCGACGGTCGCCTGCTCATTGTCGATTACGGCAGCTTCGATATTCACTCCGACAAAGCCCGCCCCCGCGAAGCGATCAGAGCCGCCCTCACCGCTCAACTTCCCTACCTCAACGCGGGTTATCCGATCCTCGGCGGAGGCAACCTCCGCGCTCATCAGGTCTGGGCCGACGCCGGCCACGAACGCAAAGCAATCTGGGATTTCACGCGTGATGCCAACGAAAAGCAATCACTAAAGCAATGGATCATCGCCTGCCGAGGCCGGGGCGAGACGCAAATGCAGGAGCGGAAATATACATGCCCAACCAAGAAGGCCGGAGCCGTACGCCAGATCGCTCACGATCGATCCTGGTACGTCGAGTTTCTCAAAGATCCTCGCTGTTTCGAAATCCACTGGGACGCCGACCGCTACAAATGGCTCGCCCAGCACGGCCTGACGCTCCCGCTCGATCGACCCGGGGCGATCGCTCTGCACGCCGGCCCCGAGAAAGGCCACCGCACACTCGCACGTCACTGCTGTAACGAGCAACTGGTTCACGAATTCGTGCCTGGCGTCGGCGCAAGCCAAAAATGGATCCGCACGGGAGCGAACC
- a CDS encoding helix-turn-helix domain-containing protein, translated as MREMVLRLLANGERPVEIASRLSVSYWAVRKIARESGLNYDGKHLTPEEKKEIKRLRELEGLPIRTIATRIGKSKSAVGNVTRRQFLKVQDQGGTVARPELLKAPKRCPRHGLMRLWPCVACLADPI; from the coding sequence ATGCGCGAAATGGTTCTGCGTTTGCTGGCGAACGGCGAACGTCCGGTCGAGATCGCTTCTCGACTGTCGGTCTCTTATTGGGCCGTGCGGAAGATTGCCCGGGAATCTGGCCTCAACTATGACGGCAAGCATCTGACGCCCGAGGAGAAAAAGGAGATCAAGCGGCTCCGCGAGCTGGAAGGATTGCCGATTCGGACAATCGCAACTCGGATCGGCAAGTCGAAATCCGCCGTCGGCAATGTCACACGTCGACAATTCTTGAAGGTACAGGACCAGGGCGGCACGGTCGCTCGGCCCGAATTGCTGAAGGCCCCCAAGCGATGCCCCCGGCATGGGCTCATGCGGTTGTGGCCATGCGTGGCCTGTCTGGCGGATCCGATCTGA
- a CDS encoding Abi-alpha family protein: MDQSEPDKGPLIGDLTGAGKVINSEVAKRIYDDALSPSMRELGSLSEDFLKTIHLIAAPFQIGAVLQVRLVSFCERISNMVPKERQRDAPPEIAKPVIEAIAFIRDDSPLMTMFEELMSRAIDVNEADELSPEFPAIIQSLSPLQAKLITSLAAEDHFTDIIQDRNTGIVYRQLGSNYQPEDYHGYPHHLTLVQNLATKSIVTILFRDIAEEYPDTTVPEGTHLRRMSVRLSRFGLWFATSCTERQAPTTQSHGFASDGIPQSGEFG; this comes from the coding sequence ATGGATCAAAGTGAACCCGACAAGGGGCCGTTGATTGGAGATCTGACGGGCGCAGGCAAGGTAATAAACTCGGAAGTCGCCAAACGCATTTATGATGACGCATTATCGCCATCTATGCGTGAGTTAGGCAGTTTGTCGGAAGACTTCCTGAAGACGATTCATCTTATCGCAGCGCCGTTTCAAATCGGAGCCGTACTTCAAGTTCGCTTAGTTTCATTCTGCGAGCGAATCAGCAACATGGTACCAAAGGAGCGGCAAAGGGATGCCCCCCCGGAAATCGCTAAACCAGTGATCGAGGCAATCGCATTCATAAGAGATGACAGTCCACTGATGACAATGTTCGAAGAATTGATGTCGCGTGCTATCGATGTCAACGAAGCTGACGAGCTGAGCCCTGAATTCCCTGCTATTATCCAAAGTCTCAGTCCGCTTCAAGCAAAATTGATTACGTCGCTGGCAGCCGAAGACCACTTCACAGACATAATTCAAGACAGGAACACTGGAATCGTTTATCGACAATTGGGTTCGAACTATCAACCTGAGGATTACCACGGATACCCGCACCACCTCACACTTGTGCAGAACTTAGCAACGAAGAGCATTGTAACGATTCTTTTTCGAGACATCGCCGAAGAGTATCCAGACACCACGGTCCCAGAAGGCACGCACCTACGCCGCATGTCGGTTCGATTGTCTAGGTTTGGACTGTGGTTTGCCACATCGTGCACGGAGCGACAAGCACCGACCACCCAATCGCACGGTTTCGCGAGCGATGGAATTCCCCAGAGCGGCGAGTTCGGTTGA
- a CDS encoding DUF4062 domain-containing protein, whose protein sequence is MAKPRIFVSSTYYDLKHIRASLEAFIQSMGYDSVLFESGDIAFNPMRPLDESCYQEIGTCHMLVLIVGGRYGSAATGEDANQSTESEEHYKRFISITRKEYETACGRNVPVFIFVDKNVLAEFETFKRNRENTAIAYAYVDSINVFHLLDNLHSPGRNYFIRGFENFEDISTWLRDQWAGLFAEHLAKSSTDQAIEDLSGQISDLRNVVSVLRKYSEAMIKTIQPETSDAIISEQHERLRKSRIRNFWQEHFIQFLLQLSEISLREHILPEEMFHKFEMSVSLESFLEKLGLEQALADSLMDPSATRATEAFWELQTRYLRDYNDSDDDTE, encoded by the coding sequence ATGGCAAAGCCGAGAATTTTTGTTAGCTCTACCTATTACGATCTCAAGCACATTCGTGCGAGCCTTGAAGCATTCATCCAGTCGATGGGATACGATTCGGTCTTGTTCGAAAGCGGAGATATTGCGTTTAATCCAATGCGACCATTGGACGAATCGTGCTACCAAGAAATCGGAACATGCCACATGCTTGTTCTGATTGTCGGCGGTCGATATGGTTCGGCAGCGACCGGCGAGGACGCAAACCAATCAACGGAATCGGAAGAGCACTACAAACGATTCATCTCAATCACTCGCAAGGAGTATGAAACCGCCTGTGGGAGAAACGTGCCTGTCTTCATTTTTGTCGACAAAAACGTCCTTGCCGAGTTCGAGACGTTCAAACGCAATCGGGAGAACACCGCAATAGCGTACGCATACGTGGATAGCATCAATGTGTTTCATCTGCTTGACAATCTTCACTCGCCGGGCCGCAACTATTTCATCCGTGGATTCGAAAATTTCGAGGACATCTCCACATGGCTTCGCGATCAGTGGGCAGGGCTGTTTGCAGAGCACCTAGCAAAGTCAAGCACTGACCAAGCTATTGAGGATTTGAGTGGACAAATTTCGGACCTACGCAACGTCGTCTCAGTTCTTCGAAAGTACAGCGAGGCAATGATTAAAACGATCCAGCCGGAAACGTCTGATGCAATCATTTCTGAGCAACACGAGCGACTTCGCAAATCGAGAATTCGAAATTTCTGGCAAGAGCACTTTATTCAGTTTCTTCTCCAGCTGAGCGAAATTTCTCTCCGCGAACACATCTTGCCCGAAGAGATGTTCCATAAATTTGAGATGTCAGTTTCGCTCGAATCATTCTTGGAAAAACTCGGTTTAGAACAAGCACTCGCGGATAGTTTGATGGATCCAAGTGCAACTCGCGCGACGGAAGCTTTTTGGGAACTTCAGACTCGCTATTTACGCGATTACAACGATAGCGACGACGATACCGAGTAA
- a CDS encoding tyrosine-type recombinase/integrase: MDLLADVVSRYELQTEISNSYAYQLRYALTRFERFLRRAATTADLTEGTVNRWLKHERDVGEIGDRSRANVRTSLLTLWKKFGQGLNRENVRSVAVTPKNPEAWAFDELERVAEAASKVDGYLTNGLPRGLYFSTCLWFAYETGLRRSDVWRFNLSEFDGNRLAAMTQHKTKRVHVVTITSETETDLRRLSSRLQSAGDKHAQTPLRWPQSETTFYYWMRRARELADVEPEKRNRALQHVRRTGATQVESEGGLAWRFLGHSRQGLDRKSYVDQRKAVAPITPQRQRTHGQSSKRA; this comes from the coding sequence TTGGACCTGCTAGCGGACGTCGTCTCGCGATACGAACTGCAAACCGAGATCTCAAATTCTTACGCCTATCAACTCCGCTATGCCCTGACGCGGTTCGAGCGATTTCTGAGGCGGGCAGCGACCACGGCCGATCTCACCGAAGGTACGGTCAACCGTTGGTTGAAGCACGAACGAGACGTTGGCGAAATCGGCGATCGCAGTCGGGCCAACGTCCGAACGTCGCTGCTGACGCTCTGGAAGAAGTTCGGGCAAGGCTTGAATCGCGAGAACGTGAGATCGGTTGCGGTCACTCCCAAGAATCCCGAAGCGTGGGCGTTCGACGAACTCGAGCGTGTAGCCGAGGCCGCGAGCAAGGTTGACGGCTACCTCACAAACGGCTTACCTCGCGGCCTCTACTTTTCAACGTGCCTCTGGTTCGCGTATGAGACCGGACTCCGACGAAGCGACGTGTGGCGGTTCAACTTGAGTGAGTTCGACGGCAATCGCCTGGCTGCCATGACGCAACATAAAACGAAACGTGTTCACGTAGTAACAATCACGAGCGAAACGGAAACGGATCTCAGGCGTCTATCATCGAGGCTTCAAAGTGCAGGCGACAAACACGCCCAAACTCCGCTAAGATGGCCGCAAAGCGAAACCACGTTTTATTACTGGATGAGGCGGGCCAGGGAATTAGCCGACGTGGAACCCGAGAAGCGAAACCGTGCCCTGCAGCACGTCCGGAGAACCGGCGCGACTCAGGTCGAGAGCGAGGGCGGCTTAGCATGGCGGTTCCTTGGACATTCACGCCAAGGATTGGACCGCAAGAGCTACGTCGACCAACGCAAGGCTGTTGCCCCCATCACCCCACAGCGTCAGCGAACCCATGGACAAAGTTCAAAGAGAGCGTGA
- a CDS encoding YceI family protein, translating to MMRFLSASTRMLVCGVTLCVFATPTFAADEYDYDLVHSSVSFKARHLDISWIHGRFNDVAGKFSIDREDPSKSTFSLTIKTDSVDTANEARDKHLRQPDYFDTKQYPTIEFKSTSTKKIKGGYEVTGDFTMHGTTHSITIVLMGGKEHTFKDVKRVAFSTELALKRSDYGFDKNAIGPIGDEALIMIDCEGVRK from the coding sequence ATGATGCGATTTCTCTCCGCTTCGACCCGAATGCTTGTGTGCGGCGTCACTCTATGCGTCTTTGCCACGCCCACCTTCGCAGCAGACGAGTATGACTACGACCTCGTACATTCGTCGGTCAGTTTCAAAGCCCGACATCTCGATATCAGCTGGATTCATGGTCGGTTTAACGACGTCGCTGGAAAATTCTCAATCGACCGAGAGGATCCTTCCAAATCGACGTTCTCTCTGACGATCAAAACCGACAGCGTGGACACCGCCAACGAAGCCCGTGACAAACACCTGCGACAACCCGATTACTTCGATACCAAACAGTATCCCACGATCGAATTCAAAAGCACGAGCACGAAGAAGATCAAAGGTGGATACGAGGTAACCGGCGACTTTACGATGCACGGCACCACGCACAGCATCACGATCGTGCTGATGGGCGGCAAGGAGCATACATTCAAAGATGTCAAACGCGTCGCATTTTCGACTGAACTGGCACTCAAGCGGAGCGACTATGGCTTCGACAAGAATGCGATCGGACCGATCGGCGACGAAGCCTTGATCATGATCGACTGTGAAGGTGTGCGGAAATAG
- a CDS encoding ABC transporter permease, protein MPLRAIFTYKLQGLWKSWLIRSWLIATVLVTFLIVTTNWAVTPTAPMIAMLLFPYLVFPWFLVALLLGLNPVTGSRLEALSDGILSRPVTRLEYLLASWSARVTAALAVLFVGIVPAILIVSLADRPASTDDPVTSYGVVASLAVVAMVITFLVSIGYFAGTAFRSSMFAAAALIFIWMPVNLILHTFSLEEFSPISLNQSLPTLLRTPWHDHDANAEVKLTGGEDMQAAADFLSVLIGSRPAVTKRDPAFYKRGDYKDFSLGRVIMGYGLPTLTALACTTILFYRRDL, encoded by the coding sequence ATGCCGCTAAGAGCGATCTTCACGTATAAACTTCAAGGTCTATGGAAGAGCTGGCTAATTCGTTCGTGGTTGATTGCCACGGTACTGGTGACATTTTTAATTGTCACGACTAACTGGGCTGTGACTCCAACGGCACCCATGATCGCAATGCTCTTGTTCCCATACCTAGTTTTTCCCTGGTTCTTGGTTGCGTTGTTACTGGGCCTCAACCCGGTCACCGGATCTCGTTTGGAAGCATTGTCGGACGGTATCCTCAGCAGACCGGTTACGAGACTGGAGTACCTACTGGCATCATGGTCAGCACGAGTCACGGCGGCTCTGGCCGTTTTATTCGTAGGGATCGTGCCAGCGATTTTAATTGTTTCATTGGCCGATCGTCCTGCCTCCACTGACGATCCTGTGACATCGTACGGCGTCGTTGCGTCGCTCGCCGTGGTCGCGATGGTCATCACATTCTTGGTATCCATTGGCTACTTTGCTGGCACCGCATTTCGCAGTTCCATGTTTGCTGCGGCTGCACTCATTTTCATTTGGATGCCGGTAAATCTTATCTTGCACACCTTCTCTCTGGAAGAGTTTTCCCCAATCAGCTTGAACCAATCGCTACCGACACTACTGAGAACACCTTGGCATGACCATGACGCGAACGCAGAGGTGAAACTGACAGGTGGAGAAGACATGCAAGCCGCAGCGGATTTCTTGAGTGTATTGATCGGCAGTCGTCCTGCCGTGACGAAGCGAGATCCAGCATTTTACAAGCGTGGCGACTATAAGGATTTTTCGCTAGGGCGAGTGATAATGGGATATGGTCTCCCAACTCTGACCGCGCTTGCTTGTACCACGATCCTGTTTTACCGTCGTGATCTATAG
- a CDS encoding ABC transporter ATP-binding protein, translating into MELAIQTEHLTKIYSGRVIAVNDMTLSVPTGAVYGLLGPNGAGKTTTLRVLLGLQRPSAGTAKVFGHPCGPNATNIRAMIGYLPTHPVLPGHLCPIEYLELLGKLCRLPRQIRKPRLTSLLRAVGLLSATDRRIQTFSTGMRTRLGIAASLLADPPLLIWDEPTAGLDPAARRFTLDLIRDLAKSRTVMVATHILSDIDQTCDHVGVMHEGRMIFSGSMQDMKQRLRRDDFCLELNGDSEDIRQLAEEAAQVHGIEIEPHEQNTVLVKITEGCSRAGVMAEILRLVDQSKLTLQGIRSTQNETEFAYLQLLQQDSDNGFRRFDLQSPLQEHAAKSDLHV; encoded by the coding sequence GTGGAATTAGCAATCCAAACCGAGCACCTCACCAAGATTTATAGTGGGCGTGTGATCGCGGTGAACGACATGACATTAAGCGTACCCACCGGAGCCGTCTATGGATTGCTTGGACCGAACGGTGCAGGAAAGACGACGACGCTCCGTGTGTTGCTCGGCTTGCAACGCCCCAGCGCCGGTACTGCGAAAGTGTTTGGGCATCCTTGTGGCCCCAACGCGACCAATATTCGCGCAATGATCGGCTACCTTCCAACGCACCCGGTACTGCCCGGCCATCTGTGTCCGATCGAATACCTGGAACTGCTTGGCAAGCTCTGTCGACTTCCTCGACAGATCCGCAAGCCGCGATTGACGTCACTTTTACGCGCCGTCGGATTGCTCAGTGCAACGGATCGCCGCATTCAGACGTTTTCAACTGGAATGCGAACTCGACTGGGGATCGCTGCATCGCTATTGGCCGATCCACCCTTACTGATATGGGACGAACCCACCGCCGGGCTCGACCCCGCAGCCCGGCGATTCACACTGGACTTAATCCGCGATTTGGCCAAATCTCGCACAGTCATGGTCGCAACCCATATTCTCAGCGACATCGACCAGACCTGTGACCATGTTGGTGTGATGCACGAAGGCCGAATGATCTTCAGTGGTTCGATGCAAGATATGAAACAGCGTTTGCGACGAGACGACTTTTGTTTAGAGCTGAACGGCGACAGTGAAGACATCCGGCAACTGGCAGAGGAAGCTGCGCAGGTGCATGGCATAGAGATCGAACCACATGAACAAAATACGGTGCTGGTAAAAATCACTGAGGGCTGCAGTCGCGCCGGAGTGATGGCAGAAATCCTCCGACTCGTCGATCAGAGCAAGCTCACACTCCAAGGAATTCGGTCAACGCAGAACGAAACCGAATTTGCTTACCTCCAACTTTTGCAACAGGACAGTGACAATGGGTTTCGGCGGTTTGATCTCCAATCTCCCCTCCAAGAGCATGCCGCTAAGAGCGATCTTCACGTATAA
- a CDS encoding DUF1501 domain-containing protein, producing MLISTNQNRREFLRSSVGGTAAIGIGAALPKCFAEAAAGGNSKGERILVVVQMSGGNDGLNTIVPYTDDDYRSARPKLAIPASEVLKCDDDSGLHPSLVGMHDLFQDGQFAAVRSVGYEQPNRSHFESMDIWHTCRRKNEPRPDGWLGRFLDQQPLTAGGDVPALHLGSEQQPAAIASTSTRVPTVKELAEFQLRGNNKQSLRELLGSRPPTSTPSDNELLNFLQSSTTSAIAASQRVSEAASSYKSEVKYPETELGNKLRVVAQLIDAGLTTRIYYVQHDGFDTHAQQAQSHSILLRQWSDAVSALIRDLNNHDHGERVCVMTFSEFGRRVAENASEGTDHGAAGPMFLCGGGVKAGIIGKHPNLTDLQDGDLKHEYDFRQVYASVLKDWLGTDPAPILGRRYNSLPLFA from the coding sequence ATGCTCATTTCTACAAACCAGAATCGAAGAGAATTCCTGCGATCGTCCGTCGGCGGCACTGCCGCGATTGGGATCGGCGCGGCATTGCCAAAGTGCTTCGCTGAGGCCGCGGCCGGTGGTAATAGCAAGGGTGAAAGAATACTCGTTGTTGTCCAGATGTCCGGCGGAAATGATGGATTGAACACCATCGTTCCCTACACTGATGACGACTATCGGTCGGCTCGCCCCAAGCTCGCGATTCCCGCTAGCGAAGTATTGAAATGCGATGACGATAGTGGTTTGCATCCGTCTCTGGTTGGCATGCACGATCTATTTCAAGACGGCCAGTTCGCCGCCGTTCGCAGTGTCGGTTATGAGCAGCCAAACCGTTCCCATTTCGAATCGATGGACATCTGGCACACCTGCCGACGCAAGAACGAACCACGTCCCGACGGATGGCTCGGTCGTTTCTTGGACCAGCAACCCTTGACGGCTGGCGGTGATGTTCCTGCGCTGCATCTCGGCAGTGAGCAGCAACCAGCAGCGATTGCGTCGACTAGTACCCGCGTACCCACGGTGAAGGAATTGGCGGAGTTTCAACTACGTGGCAACAACAAGCAATCGCTTCGTGAGTTGCTGGGCAGTCGTCCGCCGACTAGCACGCCAAGTGACAACGAACTGTTGAATTTTCTGCAATCAAGTACGACATCAGCGATTGCGGCGAGCCAGCGAGTGAGCGAGGCGGCATCAAGTTACAAGAGCGAGGTGAAGTATCCTGAAACCGAACTCGGCAACAAACTCCGCGTCGTCGCTCAATTGATTGACGCGGGATTGACCACCCGTATTTACTACGTCCAACACGACGGATTCGATACGCACGCTCAGCAAGCTCAATCGCACAGCATCTTGTTGCGGCAATGGAGTGACGCGGTCAGCGCTCTGATTCGCGACCTAAACAATCACGATCACGGAGAGCGAGTTTGCGTGATGACGTTCAGTGAGTTCGGCCGTCGCGTTGCAGAGAACGCCAGTGAAGGAACCGATCACGGTGCCGCCGGCCCGATGTTCCTGTGCGGTGGCGGGGTCAAAGCGGGAATCATCGGCAAACATCCGAACTTGACTGATCTCCAGGACGGCGATCTGAAGCACGAATATGACTTCCGCCAAGTCTATGCATCCGTGTTGAAAGATTGGCTCGGCACCGATCCGGCGCCCATTCTCGGCAGACGATACAACTCGCTGCCGCTGTTTGCTTAG
- a CDS encoding DUF1800 domain-containing protein, with protein MQSIDPAWAWQPFIPTPQLPWDRSSVAHLYRRAGFGADLMSTDAAVEQEPAEVVSELISGSPDPTDFRSTADALAQATLAGGDPANLSAAWVYRLLYTPNQLLEKTTLLWHGHFATGAEKVNDARMMWNQNQLLRDHALGDFGAMTMKISQDPAMLIYLDSAINRKAHPNENFARELMELFCLGEGNYNEMDVQELARCFTGWEIKNKKFRKNRYQHDSGEKTVLGQNGNFDGEDGVRIVLEQPAAPQFIARKLVRFFVSDELNPSDAMLQPLADLLREHDWQVAPVVKRILASNLFYSSVSVGHKIKSPVELVMGMLRSFKGTTNAQLVAKGLRNIGQGLFYPPNVKGWDGGRAWINSSTLLGRANLIADILESDATRFEGKSLSNYLRGQDVRTTDQAIDHFEQCLLAVRLDDAAKAQLRKTAASHQGDEERRMRSLLHAVTSLPICQLA; from the coding sequence ATGCAATCGATTGACCCAGCCTGGGCGTGGCAACCGTTTATCCCAACGCCCCAGCTACCTTGGGATCGCTCATCAGTTGCGCACTTATATCGCCGGGCGGGGTTCGGTGCCGATTTGATGAGCACCGATGCAGCGGTCGAACAAGAACCAGCCGAAGTGGTCAGCGAATTGATTTCGGGAAGTCCCGATCCAACCGACTTTCGTTCCACTGCCGATGCCCTTGCACAGGCGACTCTGGCTGGCGGTGATCCAGCAAATCTGTCGGCAGCGTGGGTATATCGCCTGCTATACACCCCCAACCAACTGCTTGAGAAGACAACGCTGCTTTGGCATGGACATTTCGCGACCGGGGCGGAGAAGGTTAATGACGCCAGAATGATGTGGAATCAAAACCAGCTTTTGCGAGATCATGCATTGGGTGATTTTGGCGCGATGACAATGAAAATTTCGCAAGATCCCGCAATGCTGATCTATCTCGATTCGGCAATCAATCGCAAGGCTCATCCGAACGAGAACTTCGCCCGCGAATTGATGGAGCTGTTCTGCTTGGGGGAAGGCAACTACAACGAAATGGACGTCCAGGAACTCGCACGCTGCTTCACTGGATGGGAGATCAAGAACAAGAAGTTTCGCAAGAATCGTTACCAACATGATTCTGGCGAGAAGACGGTGCTGGGGCAGAACGGCAATTTCGACGGCGAAGATGGTGTGCGAATCGTCTTGGAGCAGCCTGCTGCCCCCCAGTTTATCGCTCGCAAACTGGTTCGGTTCTTCGTCAGTGATGAACTGAATCCGTCGGATGCGATGCTGCAACCGCTAGCGGATTTGCTGCGTGAACATGATTGGCAAGTGGCGCCGGTAGTTAAGCGGATCCTCGCCAGCAATTTGTTCTATTCGTCGGTTTCGGTCGGTCACAAAATTAAGTCACCTGTCGAATTGGTGATGGGTATGCTTCGCAGTTTTAAGGGAACGACCAATGCCCAGCTGGTCGCGAAGGGCTTGCGGAACATCGGCCAAGGCTTGTTCTACCCGCCCAATGTGAAAGGCTGGGACGGAGGCCGGGCGTGGATCAATTCGTCGACGTTGCTCGGTCGAGCCAATTTGATCGCTGATATTTTAGAAAGCGATGCGACTCGATTTGAAGGCAAGAGTCTTTCCAACTACCTACGTGGTCAGGATGTGCGAACGACCGACCAAGCCATCGATCACTTCGAGCAATGTTTGCTTGCTGTGCGATTAGACGACGCAGCCAAAGCTCAGCTGCGTAAAACTGCGGCGTCGCATCAGGGTGATGAGGAGCGGCGAATGCGTTCGCTATTGCATGCCGTGACTTCTCTACCCATTTGCCAACTCGCGTGA
- a CDS encoding transposase family protein, producing the protein MAKENTHEFEVDPVIQDVAELPDPPSRINQRHLLGDMIVINMMAVIAGAEGPKVIGVWARGQ; encoded by the coding sequence TTGGCCAAGGAAAATACGCATGAGTTTGAAGTTGATCCTGTCATTCAAGACGTTGCCGAGCTGCCTGATCCTCCGTCGCGTATCAATCAGCGGCACCTTCTCGGAGACATGATCGTCATCAACATGATGGCAGTCATCGCTGGTGCAGAAGGCCCCAAGGTAATCGGGGTTTGGGCTAGGGGGCAATGA